In Geotalea uraniireducens, one genomic interval encodes:
- a CDS encoding HD domain-containing phosphohydrolase, giving the protein MQATILTVDDEEMIRELLVSALSREGFTCFQAGSAHEARSILLNNKIDLALLDIMMPGISGVEVLKDIKGLSSDTVVLMVTAISDMETAMKCIHLGADDYILKPFDIERVLLTIRNSLEKQHLLIENREYHLNLEKKVEEQTGQIRAAMEDINLAYNHTLTALVKALDAREKETGSHSERVMNYTTLLASTMGIHESEVGIMARGALLHDIGKIGISDNILLKPAKLDEAEWAEMKKHPQLGYDILSGIKFLKGPAEVVYAHHERFDGHGYPKGLRGGEIPLGARIFSLVDTLDAMTSDRPYRKALPFTAVIEEVTRCRGSQFDPEIVDVFLTIPRNRWEEAGRRLFSR; this is encoded by the coding sequence GTGCAAGCGACAATTCTCACCGTAGATGACGAGGAAATGATCAGGGAACTTCTTGTCTCGGCTCTGAGCAGAGAAGGCTTCACCTGTTTCCAGGCAGGCAGTGCCCACGAAGCACGGTCCATTCTTCTCAACAATAAAATTGACCTGGCGTTGCTGGACATTATGATGCCGGGGATTTCCGGTGTTGAGGTTCTAAAGGATATCAAAGGGCTCAGCAGCGATACCGTGGTGCTGATGGTCACGGCAATCAGCGACATGGAAACAGCCATGAAATGCATCCACTTGGGGGCCGATGACTATATCCTCAAACCGTTCGATATTGAACGGGTGTTATTGACGATCCGCAACTCTCTAGAAAAGCAGCATCTTTTGATTGAAAATCGGGAATACCATCTCAATCTGGAGAAAAAGGTCGAAGAACAGACCGGACAAATCCGGGCTGCCATGGAAGATATCAACCTTGCCTATAACCACACCCTTACCGCCCTCGTGAAGGCACTCGACGCGCGGGAGAAGGAGACGGGCTCCCACTCGGAACGGGTAATGAACTATACGACGCTGCTCGCTTCGACCATGGGGATTCACGAATCAGAAGTGGGAATCATGGCACGGGGTGCCCTACTCCACGATATCGGTAAAATCGGCATTTCTGACAATATTCTGCTGAAACCGGCCAAACTGGACGAAGCCGAGTGGGCGGAAATGAAAAAACATCCACAACTTGGTTATGATATTTTATCAGGCATCAAGTTCCTGAAAGGGCCGGCCGAGGTCGTCTATGCCCACCATGAACGGTTCGACGGCCATGGTTACCCAAAGGGGCTGCGAGGCGGCGAAATACCTCTTGGCGCCAGGATTTTTTCCCTTGTCGACACCCTTGATGCCATGACTTCCGATCGTCCTTATCGCAAGGCCTTGCCTTTTACGGCAGTAATTGAAGAAGTGACCCGTTGCCGGGGAAGTCAGTTTGACCCTGAAATCGTCGACGTTTTCCTGACCATTCCCCGAAATCGATGGGAAGAAGCTGGCCGGCGTCTCTTCTCCCGCTGA
- a CDS encoding sigma-54-dependent transcriptional regulator: protein MDMKLLIIGNDADLFALFRKEFSAEETDLGLTGDIAEAMKFIAQHRPNVAVIDLDVQEGTGLEALRLAKEVDPSLSVIIVTGSKDTRQVIEAMKMGAYDYQTRPLNIHKIRSVVLKAAECNLLTRKTVRFAGGRESFGAGDGQGDVMIGASPEMLEVWKMVGRVAGSSAAVLIQGESGTGKELLARAIYNYSERHHKPFLAVNCAALPENLLESELFGHEKGAFTDAHTRRIGKFEQCNGGTIFLDEIAEMSLANQGKLLRVLENQEFERVGGNETIRVDVRVIAATNKSLVQAVKDKSFRLDLFYRLRVISFFLPPLRERIEDIPLLVELFIGKFSHLHGKSIRGIAPKALEQLIDLPWEGNIRELKNIINSAVVLCQGDILLPEDFAKLMPERDGCRHVEHSGATGDLAAYFRQILEPDFDVICRKMAGKVYDALQGELERVVISMALERSGNNQVHAAKLLGISRNTLRSRLAREMA from the coding sequence ATGGATATGAAACTTCTCATTATCGGCAACGATGCCGACCTGTTTGCACTGTTCCGGAAAGAATTCTCTGCCGAAGAAACGGACCTCGGTCTGACTGGCGATATTGCCGAGGCAATGAAGTTTATTGCCCAGCATCGTCCAAATGTGGCGGTGATCGACCTAGATGTCCAGGAGGGAACGGGGCTGGAGGCCTTAAGGCTTGCAAAGGAGGTTGATCCCTCGCTGTCCGTGATTATCGTGACCGGTTCCAAGGATACCCGTCAGGTCATCGAGGCAATGAAAATGGGGGCGTACGACTATCAGACGAGGCCCCTTAATATCCATAAAATTCGAAGTGTCGTGCTCAAAGCCGCCGAATGCAATCTGTTGACCCGGAAAACGGTCCGCTTTGCCGGGGGGAGAGAATCATTCGGGGCTGGAGACGGCCAAGGCGACGTTATGATCGGTGCGTCCCCGGAAATGCTTGAAGTTTGGAAAATGGTTGGGCGGGTGGCCGGCTCCAGTGCGGCGGTTTTGATTCAAGGGGAGAGCGGCACGGGTAAGGAGCTGCTTGCCAGGGCAATTTACAACTATTCCGAGCGTCATCACAAACCATTTCTAGCGGTAAATTGCGCGGCACTCCCGGAAAATCTGTTGGAAAGTGAGTTGTTTGGCCATGAAAAAGGCGCCTTTACCGATGCCCATACCCGGCGGATCGGCAAGTTCGAACAATGTAACGGGGGGACGATTTTCCTTGATGAAATTGCGGAAATGAGTTTGGCCAACCAGGGTAAGCTGTTACGAGTTCTTGAAAATCAGGAATTCGAGCGAGTGGGCGGCAATGAAACCATCAGGGTTGATGTCCGGGTTATTGCCGCTACGAACAAGAGTCTTGTCCAGGCGGTCAAAGACAAGTCGTTCCGTCTTGATCTCTTCTACCGCTTGCGAGTTATTTCATTCTTTCTTCCGCCTCTGCGCGAGCGAATCGAAGATATTCCCCTGCTTGTCGAGCTCTTCATCGGCAAGTTCTCCCATTTGCACGGCAAGTCGATTCGCGGCATTGCCCCAAAGGCCCTTGAACAGTTGATTGACCTTCCCTGGGAGGGGAATATCCGCGAGTTGAAAAATATCATCAATTCGGCTGTAGTCCTCTGCCAAGGGGATATACTGCTCCCTGAAGACTTCGCCAAGTTAATGCCGGAACGGGATGGCTGCCGGCATGTGGAGCACAGTGGCGCTACGGGGGATCTTGCGGCATATTTCCGGCAAATTTTGGAACCTGACTTTGATGTCATCTGCCGGAAAATGGCGGGAAAGGTCTATGATGCGCTTCAGGGGGAACTCGAACGGGTGGTGATCAGTATGGCTCTCGAACGGAGCGGCAACAACCAGGTCCACGCCGCCAAACTACTTGGAATCAGCCGAAATACCCTCCGCAGTCGGCTTGCTCGCGAGATGGCGTAA
- a CDS encoding class 1 fructose-bisphosphatase, translating to MPFSEPGKTKFQVDLRRHLREQQIGDNLVHLICEIAEASKYVINAVRTGDLGVAGTSNLYGEEQLALDVLSDRIMRKRLIHSGVVCNIASEEMDEIFQAQADAAGLYSVAYDPLDGSSLVDVNLAVGTIVSIYEGCNLLQKGRNQVAAMYILYGPRVSLVYSVGKGVHEFTMNHLMEYTLTRENITMNSEGNIYSPGGLRNKYNAGDEKFVRYLEDRGAKLRYSGGFVPDINQVLMKGKGIFMYPALNGSPNGKLRILFELNAMAYLVEHAGGAATNGRQPLLDIEPVSLDQRAPVYIGCKNDVKKAMEFLAEA from the coding sequence ATGCCTTTTAGTGAGCCGGGCAAAACGAAATTCCAGGTTGATTTACGCCGACATCTGCGCGAACAGCAGATTGGCGATAACCTTGTCCATTTGATTTGTGAGATTGCCGAAGCAAGCAAGTATGTGATCAATGCCGTCCGAACCGGCGACCTCGGGGTCGCTGGTACATCTAATCTCTACGGCGAGGAACAGCTTGCCCTGGATGTGCTTTCCGACCGGATCATGAGAAAACGCCTGATCCATTCGGGGGTCGTCTGTAACATCGCCTCCGAGGAGATGGATGAGATTTTCCAGGCCCAAGCCGATGCTGCCGGGCTCTATTCCGTTGCCTATGATCCCCTCGACGGCTCTTCGCTGGTCGACGTGAACCTGGCCGTGGGGACCATCGTGTCTATCTACGAAGGCTGCAATCTGTTGCAGAAAGGGCGGAACCAGGTTGCCGCCATGTACATTCTCTACGGTCCGAGAGTTTCGCTGGTTTACTCGGTTGGCAAAGGGGTTCATGAATTTACCATGAACCACTTGATGGAGTACACGTTAACCCGGGAAAACATCACCATGAATTCCGAAGGTAACATCTATTCGCCTGGCGGTCTGCGTAACAAATATAATGCGGGAGACGAGAAGTTCGTTCGCTATTTGGAAGACCGGGGCGCCAAATTGCGCTATTCCGGCGGGTTTGTCCCTGATATCAATCAGGTGCTGATGAAAGGGAAGGGGATATTCATGTACCCCGCCCTGAATGGTTCGCCTAATGGCAAATTGCGCATTCTTTTCGAACTGAATGCGATGGCTTACCTGGTTGAACATGCGGGCGGTGCAGCCACCAATGGCCGACAACCGCTCCTCGATATCGAACCGGTTTCGCTGGACCAGCGAGCGCCGGTTTATATCGGCTGCAAGAACGACGTCAAGAAGGCGATGGAGTTCCTGGCCGAAGCGTAG
- a CDS encoding ubiquinol-cytochrome c reductase iron-sulfur subunit, which produces MQTNSRRTFLGLCLGGLAAAATALTAYPIFNYLAPRKQTSGEGTVSFPESDIPPGGAKFFDFRGSTGVVIKKTNGELVALSAVCTHLGCIVQWENVKQDFLCPCHGGRYTPEGIVISGPPPRPLPKLPFHVANGTITVG; this is translated from the coding sequence ATGCAGACTAACAGCAGACGCACCTTTCTTGGACTCTGCCTGGGGGGGTTGGCGGCAGCAGCAACCGCCCTGACCGCCTATCCGATATTCAACTACCTGGCGCCCCGCAAGCAGACTTCTGGCGAAGGAACCGTCTCCTTCCCGGAATCGGACATCCCTCCCGGCGGCGCAAAATTTTTTGACTTCCGGGGGTCTACCGGCGTCGTGATTAAAAAAACGAATGGGGAACTGGTTGCACTCTCAGCGGTCTGTACCCACCTGGGATGCATCGTCCAATGGGAAAACGTCAAGCAGGACTTTCTCTGCCCGTGCCACGGCGGCCGATATACCCCCGAAGGTATCGTCATTTCCGGACCGCCGCCCCGCCCGTTGCCGAAACTCCCTTTCCACGTCGCTAATGGCACCATCACCGTTGGCTAG
- a CDS encoding cytochrome b: MAIFKKIHTWLEVRLGIDDIVDKRLTGYLLPRNINAWYSLGSVLLVIFILQMVTGVLLLVYYVPDADKAFKSVSIIMNEVPFGWLIRMCHAVGSNMMVAVLLLHMLSTLFMGSYKSPRELNWLTGFILFNLVLATSLTGYLLPWSQLSFWATTVASNSAGAIPVIGPYLVEFLRGGKLVGPPTLGRFFAVHVTLLPLIIASFVGLHLFLLERIGVSSPPFGQQETKSTWTGDRFRYDRHSNGIPFFPNYLLQDGTSILIYLAIFSAIVFIDPYLFFPTTAFIPADPYKTPAHIKPEWYFLANYQTLKVFPSEVIGLLVQGVAMTFLALLPFIDRGKERHPLKRPVFMGCFVGGILLYFAMMIWGHFS; the protein is encoded by the coding sequence ATGGCCATTTTCAAGAAAATCCACACGTGGTTGGAAGTCAGACTCGGTATTGACGACATTGTCGACAAGCGGCTCACCGGCTATCTGTTGCCCCGCAATATCAACGCCTGGTATTCGCTCGGCAGTGTGTTGCTGGTTATTTTCATACTCCAGATGGTTACCGGCGTACTCCTTCTCGTCTATTACGTTCCCGACGCAGACAAGGCATTCAAAAGCGTTTCAATAATCATGAACGAGGTGCCGTTCGGGTGGCTGATCCGGATGTGCCATGCCGTGGGTTCGAACATGATGGTAGCAGTCCTCCTCCTGCATATGCTGTCAACATTGTTTATGGGAAGTTACAAGAGCCCGCGGGAACTCAACTGGCTGACCGGCTTCATTCTCTTCAATCTGGTTCTGGCGACCTCCCTCACCGGGTACCTGCTGCCATGGAGTCAGCTTTCCTTCTGGGCAACCACCGTTGCCTCAAATAGCGCCGGAGCCATTCCCGTCATCGGCCCCTATCTGGTTGAATTTCTGCGCGGAGGCAAACTGGTCGGCCCACCTACTCTGGGACGATTCTTTGCCGTCCACGTCACCTTGCTGCCACTGATCATCGCCTCGTTCGTCGGTCTTCACCTTTTTCTCCTTGAGCGGATTGGCGTTTCCTCCCCCCCCTTTGGCCAACAGGAGACGAAAAGCACCTGGACCGGCGATCGTTTCCGTTATGACCGGCATTCCAACGGCATCCCCTTCTTTCCCAATTATCTTCTCCAAGATGGAACAAGCATCTTGATTTATCTGGCGATCTTTTCGGCGATCGTTTTTATAGACCCCTACCTGTTTTTCCCGACAACGGCCTTCATTCCCGCCGATCCGTACAAGACCCCGGCCCATATCAAACCCGAATGGTATTTCCTGGCTAACTACCAGACATTGAAGGTGTTTCCCAGCGAGGTCATCGGACTGTTGGTCCAAGGAGTGGCAATGACCTTTCTGGCGCTGCTACCGTTCATAGACCGGGGCAAAGAACGCCACCCCCTCAAGAGGCCCGTATTCATGGGCTGTTTTGTTGGTGGGATTCTCCTCTACTTTGCAATGATGATCTGGGGACACTTCTCATGA